A window from Vigna angularis cultivar LongXiaoDou No.4 chromosome 7, ASM1680809v1, whole genome shotgun sequence encodes these proteins:
- the LOC108338209 gene encoding AP-2 complex subunit sigma, with protein sequence MIRFILLQNRQGKTRLAKYYVPLEDSEKHKVEYEVHRLVVNRDPKYTNFVEFRTHKIIYRRYAGLFFSLCVDITDNELAYLECIHLFVEILDHFFSNVCELDLVFNFHKVYLILDEFILAGELQETSKKAIIERMGELEKLE encoded by the exons ATG ATCCGATTCATTCTGTTGCAGAACAGACAGGGCAAGACTCGTCTTGCCAAATACTACGTTCCTCTTGAGGATTCGGAGAAACACAAGGTCGAATACGAG GTTCATCGCCTCGTCGTAAACAGAGATCCTAAGTACACTAATTTCGTCGAG TTTCGTACGCACAAGATAATATACAGGCGATATGCTGGCTTGTTTTTTTCACTCTGTGTTGATATCACTGATAATGAATTGGCATACTTAGAGTGCATTCATTTGTTTGTGGAAATACTGGATCACTTCTTCAGCAATGTGTGTGAACTTGATTTGGTATTTAACTTCCATAAG GTCTATCTTATACTTGATGAATTCATTCTAGCGGGTGAACTGCAAGAAACAAGCAAGAAG GCTATCATTGAGAGAATGGGGGAATTGGAAAAACTGGAGTGA